A region of Diadema setosum chromosome 15, eeDiaSeto1, whole genome shotgun sequence DNA encodes the following proteins:
- the LOC140239013 gene encoding peptidyl-prolyl cis-trans isomerase H-like, whose product MARQGVDASNSQNPVVFFDITVGGQDIGRMKMELFADVVPRTAENFRQLCTGEYKKNGIPVGYKTATFHRVIKDFMIQGGDFIKGDGTGSMSIYGPDFADENFKLKHDAPGLLSMANSGPSTNGCQFFITCAKCDFLDGKHVVFGKVVDGLLVMRKIENVPTGANNRPKIPVVVSQCGEM is encoded by the exons ATGGCTCGGCAGGGAGTGGATGCCTCAAATTCACAGAATCCGGTTGTTTTCTTCGATATAACCGTTGGAGGCCAG GATATAGGACGGATGAAAATGGAGCTGTTTGCTGATGTAGTCCCTAGAACTGCGGAAAACTTCAGGCAACTCTGCACAGGAGAATATAA GAAGAATGGCATTCCTGTGGGATACAAGACGGCAACCTTCCATCGTGTGATCAAAGACTTCATGATCCAGGGTGGAGATTTCATCAAG GGAGATGGGACCGGTTCGATGAGTATCTATGGCCCAGACTTTGCTGATGAGAACTTCAAGCTGAAGCATGATGCCCCTGGCTTGCTCTCCATG GCTAACTCAGGACCCAGTACCAATGGCTGTCAGTTCTTCATTACCTGTGCCAAGTGTGACTTTCTGGATGGCAAGCATGTAGTGTTCGGCAAAGTTGTTGACGGTCTTCTGGTCATGAGGAAAATAGAG AATGTACCGACCGGAGCAAACAACCGGCCGAAGATTCCCGTGGTGGTTTCCCAGTGTGGAGAAATGTGA
- the LOC140238998 gene encoding N-alpha-acetyltransferase 38, NatC auxiliary subunit-like, producing MDQIEQSQEAKNGQMSANAASPDEEVPPTDKAQEMRKRMEAWLNQPMRIRMTDGRTLVGTFLCTDKDKNVILGSCEEYVNPLDSDEKEEPRVLGLAMVPGQHIVSIEVDQGSQSPL from the exons ATg GATCAGATTGAGCAGTCACAAGAAGCCAAGAATGGCCAAATGTCTGCTAATGCAGCAAGCCCCGATGAGGAGGTGCCCCCCACAGACAAGGCCCAGGAAATGAGGAAGAGGATGGAGGCGTGGCTGAACCAACCAATGAGGATTCGGATGACGGACGGTAGAACGCTGGTAGGAACTTTCCTCTGCACGGACAAGGATAAGAATGTGATCCTGGGATCATGCGAGGAATATGTCAACCCCTTAG ACTCGGATGAAAAGGAGGAGCCCAGAGTGCTGGGGTTAGCAATGGTACCGGGCCAGCACATAGTCAGCATCGAGGTGGACCAAGGGTCGCAGTCACCGCTGTGA